A genomic region of Armatimonadota bacterium contains the following coding sequences:
- a CDS encoding amino acid ABC transporter substrate-binding protein, giving the protein MRLTQVCRRPGVHSSRTWVVGLLVGLLLVGLSQVGSGAPVARPILVGGSLGLTGPFSGPSAVYKAVYEYWVNRVNREGGLLGRPVRLILYDDEGKPAVAQALYQRLLKEDNVDLVLAPYTTLVGGAIIPIVESAGKVLWNGGFVGIELFKKSRWMVGAYSYQEPDYPRGIFELIDSLPPSQRPRRIGVVTEQNPFTLVVKNGYQGYGGVLGFARQRDIPVVLNEEFAPTVTDVSGLIQRAKAANVDLFFALALPNPAALLARTAHELGFKPALYCQCGSPVTMLPYWRDLGPAAEGIMGTAMAWHTDRYKEVNVLHALLQRMGYRELPSFATVALTILQVMEQAVKATGSLDQAKLRAYVVGRKFATANGILQYDKDGIPSYNPVVLQFLRGRNEVVWPPNRATARPVIPMP; this is encoded by the coding sequence GTGCGGCTTACGCAGGTATGCCGCAGGCCCGGTGTCCACAGCTCCCGGACCTGGGTGGTGGGGCTGCTCGTGGGTCTTCTGCTCGTGGGCCTCTCTCAGGTCGGTTCGGGCGCTCCGGTAGCCCGTCCCATTCTGGTAGGCGGTTCGCTCGGTCTCACGGGGCCTTTCTCCGGCCCCTCCGCCGTGTACAAGGCGGTCTACGAGTACTGGGTCAACCGGGTGAACCGGGAGGGAGGGCTGCTGGGAAGGCCGGTGCGGCTCATCCTCTACGATGATGAAGGTAAGCCCGCGGTGGCCCAGGCCCTCTACCAGCGGCTGCTGAAGGAGGACAATGTGGACCTGGTCCTGGCACCGTACACCACCCTCGTGGGGGGCGCGATCATCCCCATCGTGGAGTCCGCAGGCAAGGTGCTGTGGAACGGGGGGTTCGTGGGGATTGAGCTGTTCAAAAAATCCCGGTGGATGGTAGGGGCTTACTCATACCAGGAGCCCGACTACCCGCGTGGGATCTTCGAACTGATCGATAGCCTTCCGCCGTCGCAGCGGCCTCGACGCATCGGAGTGGTCACGGAGCAGAATCCCTTTACCCTCGTGGTGAAGAACGGGTACCAGGGATATGGCGGCGTGCTCGGATTTGCCCGGCAGCGCGACATCCCCGTGGTGTTGAACGAGGAATTCGCTCCTACCGTGACGGACGTAAGCGGGCTCATCCAGCGGGCCAAGGCGGCGAATGTGGACCTCTTCTTCGCCCTAGCCCTGCCCAACCCCGCGGCCCTGCTGGCCCGCACCGCGCACGAACTCGGGTTCAAGCCCGCCCTCTACTGCCAGTGCGGTTCTCCGGTAACAATGCTCCCGTACTGGCGGGACCTCGGACCTGCGGCAGAAGGAATCATGGGAACTGCCATGGCTTGGCATACGGACCGCTACAAGGAAGTCAATGTCCTCCACGCGTTGCTCCAGCGAATGGGGTATCGGGAGCTCCCCTCCTTTGCGACCGTCGCCCTCACCATCCTCCAGGTCATGGAGCAGGCGGTGAAGGCCACCGGGAGCCTCGACCAGGCCAAGCTGCGGGCGTACGTGGTGGGGCGGAAGTTCGCCACCGCCAACGGCATCCTCCAGTACGACAAGGACGGGATCCCCAGCTATAACCCAGTCGTCCTGCAGTTCCTCCGGGGGCGGAACGAAGTGGTGTGGCCTCCGAACCGGGCCACCGCGAGGCCCGTTATTCCGATGCCGTGA